The DNA sequence GGCGTGCGTCGATCCCCGGGCGGACGTCCTGGGGTGTGTTCCCGTAGTAGTCGGACATCACGGCCTTCCTCGCGTCGCTGGGCCTCTCGCGGTCGATTGTCCCCTCTTTCGGCCCGGGACGCGCGACTTGCGCTGGAGTGCGCTCCAGGTCCTAGCGTCGGGAGCATGACCACCGCACAGCACAAGATCGGCTCGGGCTTCGGCGCCGGCACCACCGCCGCGGAAGCCGTCGCGGGCATCGACCTCACCGGGAAGCTCGCCGTCGTCACCGGCGGTTACTCCGGCATCGGCCTGGAGGCGACCCGCGCGCTCACCGGCGCCGGCGCCCACGTCGTCGTCCCGGCCCGCCGCCGCGAGACCGCCGAGCAGGCCCTCGACGGCCTGACCGGCGTCGAGGTCGACGAGCTGGACCTGGGTGACCTCGACAGCGTCCGCGCCTTCGCCGGGCGGTACCTCGCCTCCGGGCGCCGGATCGACCTGCTCATCACCAACGCCGGCATCATGGCCTGCCCGGAGACCCGCGTCGGACCGGGCTGGGAAGCCCAGTTCGCCACCAACCACCTCGGCCACTTCGCGCTGGTCAACCGGCTGTGGCCGGCCGTCGCGGAGGGTGCCCGCGTGGTCGCGCTGTCTTCCCGCGGTCACCACAACTCGCCGATCCGCTGGGACGACGTCATGTTCACCGAGGGCTACGAGAAGTGGGCCGCCTACGGCCAGGCCAAGACGGCCAATGTGCTCTTCGCCGTCCAGCTCGACAAGCTCGGCGCGGAAAAGGGCGTGCACGCCTTCGCGCTGCACCCGGGCGGCATCATGACGCCGCTGCAGCGGCACCTGTCGCGCGCCGAGATGGTCGAACGCGGCTGGATGGACGAGGCCGGCACCATGCTCGTCGAGTTCAAGACGCCGGAGCAGGGCGCGGCGACGACCGTCTGGGCCGCGACGTCACCGCAGCTGGCCGGGCTCGGCGGGCTGTACCTGGAGGACTGTGACGTCGCCGAACTGTCCCCTGAGGACGCCGAAGGACTCGCCGCCTCGGGTGTGCGCCGCTACGCCGTCGACCCCGCGCAGGCCGAGCGGCTGTGGACGCTGTCGGCGCAGCTCACCGGCGTGGACGCCTTCGACGGCCGCTGAGCGCGCGTACCCCGCCCGCGATCTTCGCAGGTTTCCGGATCACGGGATCGGGGTACATCGCGGGGGTGGCCGACCAAGCGGCAGGACGGGGTGCCCGGGCGATGAGCGAGGCGGACGAACCCACGTGTGCGCACTACGCACTCGGTGAGTTTTCCGTCATGCCGCGACCGGCACTGGGGGAAGAACTGCCGCCCACCACGCTGGCCGGGCGGTACGAGGTCGGCCGGCTGATCGGCAGCGGCGGCACGGCCCGCGTCTACCGCGCCTACGACCTGCGGCTCGACCGCCCGGTCGCCGTCAAGATCTACGACCGCGGCGCGGTGGCGCAGGATCAGC is a window from the Amycolatopsis sp. NBC_00355 genome containing:
- a CDS encoding SDR family NAD(P)-dependent oxidoreductase, whose translation is MTTAQHKIGSGFGAGTTAAEAVAGIDLTGKLAVVTGGYSGIGLEATRALTGAGAHVVVPARRRETAEQALDGLTGVEVDELDLGDLDSVRAFAGRYLASGRRIDLLITNAGIMACPETRVGPGWEAQFATNHLGHFALVNRLWPAVAEGARVVALSSRGHHNSPIRWDDVMFTEGYEKWAAYGQAKTANVLFAVQLDKLGAEKGVHAFALHPGGIMTPLQRHLSRAEMVERGWMDEAGTMLVEFKTPEQGAATTVWAATSPQLAGLGGLYLEDCDVAELSPEDAEGLAASGVRRYAVDPAQAERLWTLSAQLTGVDAFDGR